From the genome of Papaver somniferum cultivar HN1 chromosome 2, ASM357369v1, whole genome shotgun sequence, one region includes:
- the LOC113348816 gene encoding uncharacterized protein LOC113348816 has translation MGRASRINPMGRRILTGFEDQSKFSSGRVVVDDAVDITDDMVLAFFDGEEQPSSSSSSSGEDGDEDEEMVENLEERKAFWENQHQLLHATITKSSPLESSIRNATKQALKEAKLITGTICKCGILVDGRRNCILRHVSDHLCAAGFDAAICKSKWRSSTHIPSGEHVYLDVMDNNSSSKRKGEVTRVVIELNFRAEFEMARANNEYNQLSSRLPEVFVGKAERLRAVIKIMCGAAKKCMKENKMHMGPWRKQKYMEAKWFGICERTSIFSSLKQALSSCQSTKPRTSLLSFNLVERLPTVHCTAVEVL, from the exons ATGGGTAGAGCTAGCAGAATTAATCCAATGGGTCGAAGGATTTTAACCGGATTTGAAGATCAATCAAAGTTTTCATCAGGtcgtgttgttgttgatgatgcagTTGATATTACTGATGATATGGTTTTAGCGTTTTTTGATGGTGAAGAGCAACCGTCTTCATCGTCTTCTTCGTCTGGTGAAGATGGAGACGAGGATGAGGAAATGGTAGAGAATTTAGAGGAGAGAAAAGCTTTCTGGGAAAATCAACACCAACTTCTCCAT GCAACGATTACAAAAAGTAGCCCTCTGGAATCAAGTATCCGGAACGCAACCAAACAGGCCCTGAAAGAAGCCAAATTGATCACCGGCACCATTTGTAAATGTGGGATTTTAGTTGACGGACGTCGGAATTGTATTCTGAGACATGTCTCTGATCATTTATGCGCTGCTGGTTTTGATGCCGCAATTTGCAAGTCTAAATGGAGGAGTTCTACGCACATTCCATCAG GTGAACATGTATACTTAGATGTGATGGACAACAATTCAAGTTCTAAGAGGAAAGGAGAAGTTACAAGAGTTGTAATTGAGTTAAATTTTAGAGCGGAATTTGAGATGGCCAGAGCAAACAATGAATACAATCAATTAAGCAGTCGATTGCCGGAAGTATTTGTGGGTAAAGCGGAAAGATTACGCGCAGTGATTAAGATAATGTGTGGTGCTGCTAAAAAATGcatgaaagaaaacaaaatgcATATGGGTCCATGGAGAAAGCAAAAATACATGGAAGCTAAATGGTTTGGAATATGCGAAAGAACATCCATTTTTTCATCCCTAAAGCAGGCGTTGTCCAGTTGTCAGTCTACCAAGCCGAGAACTTCCCTGTTGTCATTTAATTTGGTTGAGAGATTACCTACGGTGCACTGCACTGCTGTTGAAGTTTTGTAA